The Deinococcus sp. Marseille-Q6407 genome has a segment encoding these proteins:
- a CDS encoding replication initiation protein, with amino-acid sequence MCQVYWQPNPRGRIWSIGQDLDHHNGLNVLDGPLPTASTLNILSGHQQPRYLLLDAISYGGRSHRAPQQYLEDIRAALNYVHNADPAYTGLLARGPYHPQHVTRVMSGRIYTLPELGQELPSVPHTTTTRRELLQVAQAVEVESRNCAAFEVLRHVGYRLAREGHLGAELQQQLQHQADQLNRVAWADHPSGPLSPSELRNIVKSIARYINRHHRPGAGTGSPRSRIHSRNRGGALPEAEQLARMRQGQAQSAESRREATRAVIGTAVAQLQTAGERVNRKALAERTGLSLDTLTKNADLWKK; translated from the coding sequence ATCTGCCAAGTGTACTGGCAGCCAAATCCCCGTGGGCGTATATGGTCTATCGGGCAGGACCTCGACCATCATAATGGTCTGAATGTTCTGGATGGGCCGCTGCCGACTGCATCCACCCTCAACATCCTCAGTGGACACCAGCAACCCCGTTACCTGCTGCTCGATGCCATCAGTTATGGAGGCCGCAGTCACCGTGCCCCTCAGCAGTACCTGGAAGACATCCGTGCTGCTCTTAACTATGTCCACAATGCTGACCCTGCCTACACTGGCTTGCTTGCACGTGGTCCCTACCATCCGCAGCACGTTACACGGGTTATGTCAGGCCGTATTTACACGTTGCCAGAGTTGGGCCAAGAGTTGCCGTCGGTGCCACATACGACCACCACACGCCGTGAACTGTTGCAGGTCGCGCAGGCAGTAGAGGTTGAAAGTCGTAACTGCGCCGCATTCGAGGTATTGCGTCATGTCGGCTACCGGCTGGCCCGCGAGGGCCATCTGGGCGCTGAGCTCCAGCAACAACTGCAGCACCAGGCCGACCAGCTGAACCGTGTGGCCTGGGCTGACCATCCCAGTGGTCCCCTCAGCCCCAGCGAGTTGCGAAACATCGTCAAGAGCATCGCCCGCTACATCAACCGCCACCATCGTCCTGGAGCAGGTACCGGCAGCCCCAGAAGCCGCATCCATAGCCGCAATAGGGGTGGAGCGCTCCCGGAGGCCGAGCAGCTGGCCCGCATGCGCCAGGGGCAGGCCCAGAGTGCAGAAAGCCGTCGTGAGGCTACCAGGGCTGTCATAGGCACTGCTGTAGCTCAGTTGCAGACAGCGGGCGAGCGAGTAAACCGTAAGGCTCTAGCTGAGCGTACTGGGCTGAGCCTCGATACCCTCACAAAAAATGCCGACCTGTGGAAAAAGTAA